A DNA window from Solanum lycopersicum chromosome 3, SLM_r2.1 contains the following coding sequences:
- the LOC101247295 gene encoding 14 kDa proline-rich protein DC2.15-like — MASKNQASITLFLSLNLLFFALVTATDNCGTCGNGGGGQGKCPKDALKLGVCANVLNLVNVTVGSPPPLPCCSLIQGLTDLEAAVCLCTAIRANVLGINLNIPLSLSLVLNICGRNPPTGFTC; from the coding sequence ATGGCTTCGAAAAATCAGGCCTCAATTACCCTTTTCTTATCACTCAATCTCCTATTCTTTGCTCTTGTAACTGCAACAGATAATTGTGGCACTTGTGGAAATGGTGGGGGAGGACAAGGGAAGTGTCCGAAGGATGCTTTGAAACTTGGGGTATGTGCTAATGTACTTAATTTGGTGAATGTAACTGTCGGGTCTCCTCCACCTTTGCCATGCTGCAGTTTGATCCAGGGACTGACGGACCTAGAGGCCGCGGTTTGCTTGTGCACAGCCATAAGAGCAAATGTGCTGGGAATTAATTTGAACATACCACTCTCTCTAAGCCTCGTACTCAACATCTGTGGAAGGAATCCTCCTACCGGCTTCACTTGTTGA